A portion of the Bacteroidota bacterium genome contains these proteins:
- a CDS encoding T9SS type A sorting domain-containing protein → MVTRIAVWLMFACAFCLSVPAQIPVFINEIHYDNTGADVGEGVEIAGPAGTNLACFRIYLYNGAVPGAAVVYDSVMLSGIIPDQCNGFGTLNFPVNLPAQIQNGSNDGMALVYNPLFPGCGLPGLPYVVQLLSYEGVFTAASGPAIGMTSTDIGVNEASTTAVGLSLQLTGAGVLYSDFTWATIGAATPGALNNGQTFGGTACGTGPVIPTRLNFALTPSGCNLPGGTFSIQVCATNNTGFTAISYNNPITISLIAGPGVLSGTTTQAAAFGCATFAGLSLSAAGTYQFRATDGILIDDTSAFVYISPTCATCPNLNAVLVDACGAQEGRNEILFFNSGDFAIPADPNMFSVNYGSGNPPATGYLNSMASNQPFVDALNLAAGCNLFHDALSNSPIPPNTNFIVMSYTPLTTYNFSAWCSLGSVYVLFSNDPDWDTTSGNWKNCLDCGLGGNGLDPRYFRTDFSGLAGGPTCDFTYNYTPCSDLLCMGNGDGIDFGYGGGTPTATWNECTPTNVLAATYGRNLQARRVEKDVYLDWQTLTESNSAQFRLERAAKPTGPFSEIGVVAAAGVSSEPLNYQWIDRDVSRQQIWYRLTEVDANGQSTVSEVVLVTGLPDLGALEIATEGRTFTFDIQGNGAVRLDLFDITGRQVRQRTGVAGRYPLDLSDLDEGVYCYRILVGIKAYSGKIAITR, encoded by the coding sequence ATGGTTACTCGGATCGCAGTTTGGCTGATGTTCGCGTGTGCGTTCTGTTTGAGCGTACCTGCCCAAATTCCTGTGTTTATCAACGAAATCCACTATGACAATACCGGTGCCGATGTCGGCGAAGGGGTGGAAATTGCAGGTCCGGCGGGAACCAACCTCGCTTGTTTCCGCATTTACCTTTACAATGGAGCTGTTCCCGGCGCAGCGGTTGTGTACGATTCGGTAATGCTCTCGGGCATCATCCCCGATCAGTGCAACGGTTTTGGCACATTGAATTTTCCGGTGAATTTGCCAGCGCAGATCCAAAATGGCAGCAATGACGGCATGGCATTGGTTTACAACCCTTTGTTTCCCGGATGCGGTCTCCCGGGCTTGCCTTACGTGGTGCAATTGTTGAGTTACGAAGGGGTCTTTACGGCGGCAAGCGGACCGGCTATCGGGATGACTTCGACCGATATCGGCGTCAATGAGGCTTCTACCACGGCAGTGGGACTTTCTCTCCAACTTACTGGAGCAGGCGTGCTCTATTCGGATTTCACTTGGGCGACGATCGGTGCGGCAACGCCAGGCGCCTTGAACAACGGCCAAACATTTGGCGGAACCGCTTGCGGAACCGGGCCTGTGATTCCAACCCGCCTGAACTTTGCATTAACGCCATCAGGCTGCAATCTTCCCGGCGGTACCTTTTCAATACAAGTTTGTGCCACCAACAACACCGGATTTACCGCGATCAGCTACAACAATCCGATCACGATCAGCTTGATAGCTGGGCCAGGTGTACTTTCCGGCACGACCACACAAGCAGCAGCATTTGGATGCGCAACATTCGCTGGACTTTCACTGAGCGCTGCAGGTACCTATCAATTCCGCGCAACAGACGGCATTTTGATTGACGATACTTCCGCATTTGTCTATATATCACCGACTTGCGCAACCTGCCCCAACCTGAATGCGGTGCTCGTAGATGCCTGTGGCGCGCAGGAAGGGCGCAATGAAATTCTGTTTTTCAACTCAGGAGACTTTGCCATTCCCGCGGATCCCAACATGTTTTCCGTGAATTATGGCTCCGGCAATCCGCCCGCGACGGGCTACCTCAACAGCATGGCCTCCAATCAGCCTTTTGTGGATGCGCTCAACCTGGCCGCAGGCTGCAATCTGTTTCACGATGCCCTCAGCAATTCGCCGATTCCCCCGAATACCAACTTCATCGTCATGAGCTATACCCCGCTCACTACCTATAATTTCAGTGCATGGTGCTCGCTGGGTTCGGTTTATGTGTTGTTCAGCAACGATCCGGATTGGGATACGACGAGTGGTAACTGGAAGAATTGCCTGGATTGCGGACTAGGCGGAAATGGGCTGGATCCGCGGTACTTCCGCACCGACTTTTCCGGCCTTGCAGGTGGCCCGACTTGCGATTTCACCTATAACTATACCCCCTGTTCAGATTTGCTCTGCATGGGCAATGGCGATGGGATTGATTTTGGCTATGGCGGCGGCACACCGACGGCAACTTGGAATGAATGCACACCCACCAATGTACTTGCGGCAACGTACGGGCGCAACCTGCAAGCGCGACGCGTAGAAAAGGACGTGTATTTGGATTGGCAAACGCTTACCGAATCCAATTCAGCGCAGTTCAGGCTGGAACGCGCCGCAAAACCCACAGGCCCATTTTCGGAGATCGGCGTTGTAGCTGCAGCAGGCGTATCTTCTGAACCTCTTAACTACCAGTGGATTGATCGTGACGTTTCCCGGCAACAAATCTGGTATCGTTTGACAGAAGTCGATGCAAATGGCCAATCCACCGTTTCAGAGGTCGTTTTGGTAACAGGATTGCCTGATTTGGGCGCCCTCGAAATCGCCACAGAAGGCAGAACATTCACCTTTGACATTCAAGGGAACGGTGCCGTTCGGTTGGATCTCTTTGACATCACCGGCCGACAGGTCAGGCAACGCACGGGGGTCGCAGGTCGCTACCCATTGGACCTTTCAGATCTGGACGAAGGCGTCTATTGTTACCGGATTTTGGTCGGGATCAAGGCCTATTCTGGCAAAATCGCCATCACGCGATAG
- a CDS encoding alkaline phosphatase family protein translates to MKALKLALFSDSRRGPLGYPGLLGLMTTFGLFFAIQAYSQVPKMLGKPMQGAIAPTSAKVWAMVKDADEVELRVANAVYKFSAKEQKGWNGRIPVTFEVVGLEPGTTVEAELWANGTRLSAPFPIKTAAATVQPEWSFMVGSCAFYGVGAMRLVKPGQFTDIFDAMRDHPTDFMIWLGDNVYLLNGEWNSDRRMYEKYTKARLDPHINDFLATRPNLAMLDDHDYGPDNAEGDFENKGATMGCFKDFWPNPYFGNGSAGTYTHFDYQDASFFMLDDRWFRESEDHKQVLGTEQMGWLQEKLLASTAPFKFIALGSQVLSEANQKETWSKFPERQVLFDFIKANKITGVVFLSGDRHFTELCKLTQDGLYPLYDFTSSPLTSPLRKRVNKPDDPEFAPPMRVPGTKFVGHNFGTVRISGTEGARTCKLSTWDASGTLVWEFTIKQTELDWIPD, encoded by the coding sequence ATGAAGGCTTTGAAACTTGCATTATTCTCGGATTCACGACGGGGTCCGTTGGGTTACCCCGGCCTTTTGGGGTTGATGACGACTTTTGGGCTGTTTTTTGCGATACAGGCCTATTCGCAGGTTCCCAAAATGCTCGGAAAACCGATGCAAGGTGCGATTGCTCCTACCTCTGCCAAGGTTTGGGCCATGGTAAAGGATGCCGATGAAGTCGAATTACGGGTTGCGAACGCTGTGTATAAGTTCAGTGCAAAGGAGCAAAAAGGTTGGAATGGAAGGATTCCAGTGACATTCGAAGTGGTCGGATTGGAGCCGGGAACAACGGTCGAAGCTGAACTTTGGGCGAATGGAACCCGACTTTCTGCGCCTTTTCCGATCAAAACCGCCGCAGCAACCGTTCAGCCGGAATGGTCTTTTATGGTCGGGTCCTGTGCTTTTTATGGTGTGGGTGCAATGCGTTTGGTGAAGCCGGGGCAATTCACCGACATTTTTGATGCGATGCGCGACCATCCGACAGACTTCATGATTTGGCTGGGGGACAATGTCTATTTGCTCAACGGCGAATGGAACAGCGACAGGCGGATGTATGAAAAGTACACCAAGGCACGTTTGGACCCGCATATCAACGATTTTCTTGCTACGCGACCCAACTTGGCCATGCTCGACGACCATGACTACGGTCCTGACAATGCGGAGGGCGATTTTGAAAACAAGGGGGCAACCATGGGCTGCTTCAAGGATTTTTGGCCGAATCCCTACTTCGGGAATGGCTCAGCGGGTACTTACACGCATTTTGACTATCAGGATGCAAGTTTTTTTATGCTCGATGACCGGTGGTTTCGGGAGTCTGAAGATCACAAACAAGTGCTTGGCACCGAGCAAATGGGCTGGTTGCAAGAAAAGTTGCTTGCAAGCACAGCCCCATTCAAATTCATTGCGTTGGGTAGCCAAGTATTGAGCGAGGCCAATCAGAAAGAAACCTGGTCCAAATTTCCTGAACGGCAAGTGCTGTTCGATTTTATCAAGGCCAATAAGATCACCGGAGTGGTTTTCCTTTCGGGCGACCGGCACTTCACAGAACTCTGCAAGTTGACGCAGGACGGGTTGTATCCACTCTATGATTTTACAAGTTCCCCGCTCACGAGTCCCTTGCGAAAGCGTGTGAACAAGCCCGATGACCCCGAATTTGCCCCTCCAATGCGGGTCCCCGGAACTAAATTTGTGGGTCACAACTTTGGTACAGTCAGGATTTCCGGCACAGAAGGTGCGCGTACCTGCAAATTGTCCACCTGGGATGCCTCGGGAACCTTGGTTTGGGAATTCACAATCAAACAGACGGAGCTAGACTGGATTCCGGATTGA
- a CDS encoding MBOAT family protein — protein MLFNSLVFALFLPVVFGLYWWMGKWKSGLRAQNVFLILSGYFFYGWWDWRFLLLLFTATAVDYWVGVKLGKTEGKRKRQWVLMVSLLMNLGMLGTFKYFDFFAEGLENLLVTLGFNADMPTLKILLPVGISFYTFQTLSYTIDVYRLKLVPTRDPIAFFAFVSFFPPLVAGPIERASHLLPQMLAPRRFDYPWAVVGLRLILWGIFKKIVIADALAPYVNFVFGSTVPVGALDVALAVFFFGIQLYCDFSGYSDIAMGCARLLGFELNHNFKRPYFARSLQDFWQRWHISLTSWFRDYLYVSLGGNRKGQARQMANVMAVFLLSGLWHGASITYVLWGAVHGIWFTIERWFKLPERFPRMVMQPIAIFIAFGSYIFFRAGDLPTLKRMFQGLGNLNFPSNLMFEGITADLSTVWPVGWVMFYFSLLIGFLFVTDALFDFTRIDDRFARMPKFIRWSFYYGLIVWLLVLGAYGTPQQFIYFQF, from the coding sequence ATGCTCTTCAACTCGCTTGTTTTTGCCTTGTTTCTGCCGGTGGTCTTTGGGCTTTACTGGTGGATGGGCAAATGGAAAAGCGGGCTTCGTGCACAGAATGTTTTCCTGATTCTGAGCGGCTACTTCTTCTACGGCTGGTGGGATTGGCGTTTTTTGCTGTTACTGTTTACAGCAACTGCCGTCGACTATTGGGTAGGGGTGAAACTAGGTAAAACCGAAGGCAAGCGAAAGCGGCAATGGGTGCTGATGGTAAGCCTTTTGATGAACTTGGGCATGCTGGGCACCTTCAAATACTTCGACTTTTTTGCGGAAGGGCTCGAAAATCTGCTGGTTACCCTCGGATTCAATGCCGACATGCCTACGCTGAAAATCCTGTTGCCCGTGGGCATCAGCTTCTATACTTTTCAGACGCTGAGTTATACCATCGACGTTTATCGACTCAAACTCGTGCCCACGCGCGATCCCATTGCCTTTTTTGCGTTTGTGAGCTTTTTTCCGCCCTTGGTAGCCGGCCCGATTGAGCGGGCTTCGCATCTCTTGCCGCAAATGTTGGCACCGCGGAGGTTTGACTATCCGTGGGCTGTGGTGGGGCTGCGGCTGATTCTCTGGGGAATATTCAAAAAAATCGTGATCGCCGACGCCTTGGCGCCCTATGTCAACTTCGTTTTTGGCAGCACGGTCCCCGTGGGTGCCTTGGACGTGGCTTTGGCAGTGTTTTTCTTCGGAATTCAGCTGTATTGTGACTTCAGCGGTTACAGCGACATCGCCATGGGATGCGCGAGGTTGCTGGGATTTGAACTGAATCACAATTTCAAAAGACCCTATTTTGCGCGTAGCCTGCAGGATTTCTGGCAGCGCTGGCATATTTCCCTGACATCTTGGTTCAGGGATTATCTCTACGTCTCTTTGGGGGGCAACCGCAAAGGTCAGGCGCGGCAAATGGCCAATGTGATGGCTGTGTTCCTGCTTTCGGGGCTCTGGCATGGTGCGTCCATCACTTATGTACTCTGGGGAGCGGTCCACGGAATCTGGTTTACCATCGAACGTTGGTTCAAACTTCCGGAACGCTTTCCCCGGATGGTCATGCAACCGATCGCGATTTTCATTGCATTCGGGAGCTATATTTTTTTCCGGGCAGGCGATTTGCCGACTTTGAAGCGCATGTTTCAGGGGCTCGGGAATTTGAATTTCCCTTCGAATTTAATGTTTGAAGGTATCACCGCAGACCTTTCAACGGTTTGGCCTGTGGGCTGGGTGATGTTTTATTTTTCCTTGCTGATTGGCTTTCTGTTTGTCACGGATGCCCTTTTTGACTTCACCCGAATCGATGACCGGTTCGCGCGCATGCCGAAATTCATTCGTTGGAGCTTTTATTACGGATTGATTGTCTGGCTGCTGGTTTTGGGTGCCTACGGCACCCCGCAACAGTTTATCTATTTTCAGTTTTGA
- a CDS encoding prolipoprotein diacylglyceryl transferase, translated as MSWKAWSQNKVVHVILVLLVFSCTGLSVARIGRLLTEWLEVERFSLAYWLLWIVALLPVYNVLLLCFAFLFGKFTYFREKQRRTWRKMTGWTRRKP; from the coding sequence ATGAGTTGGAAGGCTTGGTCCCAAAACAAAGTGGTGCACGTGATCTTGGTATTGCTGGTATTCAGCTGTACAGGGTTGAGCGTAGCCCGTATTGGGCGGTTACTCACTGAATGGTTGGAGGTCGAGCGCTTTTCCTTGGCCTATTGGCTGCTTTGGATTGTGGCATTGTTGCCTGTTTACAATGTGCTGCTCCTTTGTTTCGCCTTTCTTTTCGGAAAATTCACCTACTTCCGGGAAAAACAGAGGCGCACATGGCGCAAAATGACCGGTTGGACGCGCAGAAAGCCTTGA
- a CDS encoding glycosyltransferase family 4 protein: MDLMRTSWVQGLFDLQNPYLAGTMRIAVLSDPNNFHTQKWVKALQKAGAEVVVMSFDPSNATEFEAIQLKPPVGRGKGYSYLDYLRGGNVLAMALKEHRIDVLNPLNVTPFGVWAMQSAFHPVVACAFGADILEYPPDYHRSNAAQGRSWDALTHKSTRIERWKSRLKYRFYRKKVAQALQNADWVTGDNQYLVDCMAEWFAVPRTKMEVLRWGVEPELFEVSEAELQKTRALFSIQPLQKVVLSPRGLKPIYQADIILESFARLLEQGHQDTVFIMLGAGYAVSPEVSIRAEKLAKSYPNFRYVKTALPRETMHALWRLTDVFVSAPVYDGYSAALAEGRYVGAIPVVNDIPAHRELILHGQNGWICHPFTADKLHHDLEHLLQHTAEFHSTFAQTNREWILQHSLMETNARRFLEIVSLRCL; this comes from the coding sequence ATGGATTTGATGCGGACAAGCTGGGTGCAAGGTCTCTTCGACCTTCAAAATCCTTATCTTGCCGGCACGATGCGCATCGCTGTCCTCTCCGATCCCAACAATTTCCATACCCAGAAATGGGTCAAGGCGCTCCAAAAGGCAGGTGCAGAGGTGGTCGTGATGAGTTTTGACCCTTCGAATGCGACCGAATTTGAAGCGATTCAGTTGAAACCGCCGGTCGGGCGGGGCAAGGGCTACAGCTACTTGGATTACCTGCGCGGCGGCAATGTGCTCGCAATGGCGCTCAAGGAACATCGCATTGATGTATTGAATCCGCTGAATGTGACCCCGTTTGGGGTTTGGGCGATGCAATCAGCGTTCCATCCTGTTGTTGCCTGCGCCTTTGGGGCAGACATCCTCGAGTATCCGCCTGACTATCATCGATCCAACGCAGCACAAGGACGAAGCTGGGATGCACTTACCCACAAAAGCACGCGCATTGAAAGGTGGAAATCGAGGCTCAAATACCGCTTCTACCGCAAGAAGGTAGCCCAAGCACTTCAAAACGCTGATTGGGTGACCGGCGACAACCAATATTTGGTGGATTGCATGGCCGAATGGTTTGCCGTTCCCCGCACAAAAATGGAGGTGTTGCGCTGGGGGGTGGAACCGGAATTGTTTGAAGTGAGCGAAGCGGAACTGCAAAAAACGCGCGCGTTGTTCAGTATTCAGCCGCTTCAAAAGGTCGTTTTGAGTCCACGAGGCCTGAAACCGATTTACCAAGCAGATATTATTCTGGAGAGTTTTGCAAGATTGTTGGAGCAGGGACATCAAGACACCGTTTTTATCATGCTCGGTGCGGGATATGCGGTCTCGCCAGAAGTAAGCATTCGCGCAGAAAAACTGGCTAAATCCTATCCCAATTTCAGGTATGTCAAGACTGCCCTTCCGCGGGAAACGATGCATGCTTTGTGGCGACTTACTGACGTTTTTGTCTCTGCACCTGTCTATGACGGCTACTCGGCGGCCTTGGCTGAAGGTCGATATGTCGGCGCTATTCCCGTCGTCAACGACATTCCAGCGCACCGCGAATTGATTTTACACGGGCAGAATGGTTGGATTTGTCATCCATTTACGGCCGACAAACTTCACCATGATCTTGAACATTTGCTTCAACATACGGCAGAATTCCATTCAACCTTCGCACAGACAAACCGGGAATGGATCTTGCAACACTCCCTCATGGAAACCAATGCCAGACGATTTCTTGAAATCGTTTCCCTGCGTTGCTTATGA
- a CDS encoding DUF4440 domain-containing protein produces MKGSIFFVLTFATVLVLSAQGIKPKDKSAILEIMASQEMSWNKGDLEGFMNGYWRSDSLRFIGKSGITYGWQPTLANYQRSYPDKAAMGKLKFTILRVESLGKGVAHVTGAWLLTREKDAPQGYFTLLWRKINGEWVIVADHSS; encoded by the coding sequence ATGAAAGGGTCTATATTCTTTGTCCTGACATTTGCGACCGTCCTCGTACTTAGCGCACAAGGCATCAAACCCAAGGACAAATCCGCCATTTTGGAAATAATGGCCTCCCAAGAGATGTCCTGGAACAAAGGGGACTTGGAGGGTTTCATGAATGGCTATTGGCGGAGCGATTCTTTGCGATTTATCGGCAAAAGCGGAATTACCTACGGATGGCAACCTACCTTGGCCAATTACCAGCGCAGCTATCCTGACAAAGCCGCCATGGGAAAATTGAAATTCACGATCCTGCGCGTCGAGTCATTGGGAAAAGGTGTCGCCCATGTCACGGGTGCATGGCTGCTCACGCGCGAAAAAGATGCGCCACAAGGCTATTTCACACTGCTTTGGCGTAAAATCAACGGCGAATGGGTGATTGTTGCCGATCATTCCAGCTGA
- a CDS encoding TonB-dependent receptor produces MFKKLLLLMLLAMPFGLAMAQNGIIKGRVYNSINNEPLDFATVKVQQQPFGTYTDSLGRFEIKGIPPGLYNVEVTYTGFATQVIPELEVTNSKPVELEIALKEDGATVDTVVITTSAFNKTEESPLSLRTIGVNEIARSPGGNRDISRMIQSLPGVAGTVAFRNDIIIRGGSPNENRFYIDGIEVPNINHFSTQGASGGPTGLINVNFIREVDFYTSAFPSSRGNALSSVMDIKQKTGREDRLGFNATVGSSDLGLTVEGPIGKKTTFLASGRRSYLGWLFKTLGLPFLPNYNDFQFKTRTKFDEKNELTVIGLGAIDNFALNLEADSTDEQKYILGYLPVNTQWNYTVGANFKHFFENSYLTVVASRNMLNNKNIKYQNNDESTEANKILDYVSQEIENKLRIEHNVRKGGFKVVYGLNYEFARYLNDTYNRISTPFGLDTIQYNTSLNLHKYSAFGNLSRSFISDRLVMAVGVRVDGSSYSKEMANPFEQFSPRFSLSYIIKPRFSFNFNTGIYRQLPAYTSMGYRDAAGNLVNRDNGLSYISSKHIVAGFEYNTKFNTRFTTEGFYKRYTNYPFLLDEQISVANQGGNFGVVGAAPVTSTSDGRSYGVELSAQQKIYKGFFGIVSFTYVRSEFTDSSGTFKPSSWDNRVILTSVLGKKFKRNWELGVRWRYYGGTPYTPYDLDRSSQVAVWDIVGQGIPDYSRLNSSRLAASHSMDVRLDKKWFFQKWSLNLYLDLQNAYNFQSEGQPRLDVVRDANGAPVLDPNDPGRYQLREIPNTLGTLLPSIGVVIDL; encoded by the coding sequence ATGTTTAAGAAATTACTGCTTCTCATGCTGTTGGCCATGCCGTTTGGCTTGGCAATGGCGCAAAATGGCATTATCAAGGGTCGGGTCTACAATTCGATCAACAATGAACCCTTGGATTTCGCAACGGTAAAGGTTCAGCAGCAACCGTTTGGTACCTACACCGACTCCCTTGGTCGCTTCGAAATCAAGGGCATTCCGCCGGGTTTGTACAATGTCGAGGTGACCTACACCGGTTTTGCCACACAGGTGATTCCGGAATTGGAAGTGACCAATTCGAAGCCTGTGGAGTTGGAGATTGCCTTGAAAGAGGATGGTGCGACGGTCGATACGGTTGTCATTACCACCTCTGCCTTCAACAAGACGGAAGAGAGTCCTTTGTCGCTCCGTACGATCGGGGTCAACGAAATCGCACGAAGCCCAGGTGGCAACCGTGACATTTCCCGAATGATTCAGTCCTTGCCCGGCGTCGCCGGCACGGTGGCTTTTCGTAACGATATCATCATCCGCGGGGGTTCCCCCAATGAAAACCGCTTTTATATTGATGGCATCGAGGTTCCGAATATCAACCACTTTTCTACGCAGGGCGCAAGCGGTGGCCCGACAGGCCTGATCAATGTCAATTTCATCCGCGAGGTTGATTTTTACACCAGCGCCTTCCCCAGCAGCCGAGGCAATGCCTTGAGTTCGGTGATGGACATCAAGCAAAAAACCGGCCGCGAAGACCGTCTGGGATTTAATGCCACCGTCGGCAGCAGCGACCTCGGTTTGACCGTGGAAGGACCGATTGGCAAAAAAACCACTTTCTTGGCCTCCGGACGGCGCTCTTACCTCGGATGGCTTTTCAAAACATTGGGACTGCCATTCCTCCCCAATTACAACGACTTCCAATTCAAGACCCGCACCAAGTTTGACGAGAAAAATGAACTGACCGTGATCGGTTTGGGCGCGATTGACAACTTTGCCTTGAACTTGGAAGCCGATTCGACCGACGAGCAGAAGTATATTCTGGGATATCTGCCGGTCAACACGCAATGGAACTACACCGTCGGCGCCAACTTCAAGCACTTTTTTGAAAATAGCTACTTGACCGTTGTTGCGAGCCGTAACATGCTCAACAACAAGAATATCAAGTACCAGAACAACGATGAGTCCACAGAAGCCAACAAAATTTTGGACTACGTCTCGCAGGAGATTGAGAACAAGCTCCGTATCGAGCACAACGTGCGCAAGGGCGGCTTCAAGGTGGTTTATGGCTTGAACTATGAATTTGCGCGTTACCTCAACGATACCTACAACCGCATTTCGACGCCATTTGGCTTGGACACGATTCAATACAACACTTCCTTGAATTTGCACAAGTATAGTGCCTTCGGGAATTTGAGCCGCAGTTTCATCAGTGACCGGTTGGTGATGGCCGTAGGGGTACGTGTAGACGGAAGCAGCTATTCCAAAGAAATGGCGAATCCATTCGAGCAATTTTCGCCAAGGTTCTCGCTCAGTTATATCATCAAGCCGCGTTTCAGCTTCAATTTCAATACCGGCATCTACCGTCAGCTTCCTGCCTACACCTCGATGGGCTACCGCGACGCGGCAGGGAACCTTGTCAATCGCGACAACGGATTGAGCTACATCAGTTCCAAGCACATTGTGGCTGGATTTGAATACAATACCAAATTCAATACGCGGTTCACGACCGAGGGCTTCTACAAGCGCTATACCAACTATCCGTTTTTGTTGGATGAGCAGATTTCTGTGGCCAATCAAGGCGGAAACTTTGGTGTCGTCGGCGCTGCACCGGTTACCTCCACGAGCGATGGCCGCAGTTATGGCGTTGAGTTGAGTGCACAGCAGAAGATTTACAAGGGATTCTTTGGAATCGTGTCCTTCACATACGTGCGCTCGGAATTCACGGACAGTTCAGGCACCTTCAAACCGAGTTCATGGGACAACCGGGTGATTTTGACTTCGGTTCTCGGCAAGAAATTCAAGCGCAATTGGGAATTGGGTGTGCGCTGGCGCTATTATGGTGGTACACCTTATACGCCGTATGACTTGGACCGTAGCTCGCAAGTTGCCGTCTGGGACATCGTCGGACAAGGGATTCCAGATTATAGCCGTCTGAATTCCAGTCGTCTGGCCGCGAGCCATAGTATGGATGTGAGGCTCGACAAAAAGTGGTTTTTCCAGAAATGGTCGCTCAACCTCTATCTGGATTTGCAGAATGCGTACAATTTCCAAAGTGAGGGGCAACCTCGTTTGGATGTGGTACGCGATGCGAATGGAGCGCCGGTTTTGGATCCGAATGATCCGGGACGTTACCAATTGCGTGAAATTCCAAATACTTTGGGAACGCTGTTGCCTTCGATCGGCGTCGTGATTGATTTGTAA